From the genome of Neomonachus schauinslandi chromosome 5, ASM220157v2, whole genome shotgun sequence, one region includes:
- the LOC110570571 gene encoding LOW QUALITY PROTEIN: histone-binding protein RBBP4-like (The sequence of the model RefSeq protein was modified relative to this genomic sequence to represent the inferred CDS: inserted 1 base in 1 codon), whose amino-acid sequence MANKEAAFDDAVEXHVINEEYKIWKKNTPFLFDLVMTHALEWPSLTAQWLADVTRLEGKDFSIHRLVLGTHTSVEQNRPVIASVRLPNNDAEFDASHYDGEKGEFGGFGSVGGKIEIEIKINHEGEVNRVRYMPQIPCIIATKTPSSDVLFDSTKHPSKPDPSGECNPDLRLRGHQKEGYGLSWNPNLSGHLLSASDDHTICLWDISAVPKEGKVVDVKTIFTGHTVVVEDVSWHLLHESLFGSVADDQKLMIWDTRSNNTSKPTHSVDAHTAEVNCLSFHRYSEFILATGSADKTVALWDLRNLKLKLHSFESHKDEIFQVQWLPHSETILASSGTDRRLNVWELSKIGEEQSPEDAEYGPPELLFICGGHTAKISDFSWYPNEPWVICSVSEDNIMQVGQMAENIYNDEDPEGSVDPEGQES is encoded by the exons ATGGCCAACAAGGAAGCAGCCTTTGATGATGCAGTAG CACATGTGATCAACGAAGAgtacaaaatatggaaaaagaacaCCCCTTTTCTTTTCGATTTGGTGATGACCCATGCTCTGGAGTGGCCTAGCCTAACTGCACAGTGGCTTGCAGATGTAACCAGACTGGAAGGGAAAGACTTCAGCATTCATCGACTTGTCCTGGGAACACACACGTCAGTTGAGCAAAACCGTCCTGTGATAGCCAGTGTGCGGCTCCCTAATAATGATGCTGAGTTTGATGCTTCACACTACGACGGTGAGAAAGGAGAATTTGGAGGttttggctcagttggtggaaaaattgaaatagaaatcaaGATCAACCATGAAGGAGAAGTAAACCGGGTGCGTTATATGCCCCAGATCCCTTGCATCATTGCAACAAAGACTCCATCCAGTGATGTTCTTTTTGACTCTACAAAACATCCTTCCAAACCAGACCCTTCTGGAGAGTGCAACCCAGACTTGCGTCTGCGTGGACATCAGAAGGAAGGCTATGGACTTTCTTGGAACCCAAATCTCAGTGGGCACTTACTTAGTGCTTCAGACGACCATACCATCTGCCTCTGGGACATCAGCGCTGttccaaaggaaggaaaagtggtGGATGTGAAGACCATCTTTACAGGACATACAGTGGTAGTAGAAGATGTTTCCTGGCATTTGCTCCATGAGTCTCTGTTTGGGTCAGTTGCTGATGATCAGAAACTTATGATCTGGGATACTCGTTCAAACAATACTTCCAAACCAACCCACTCAGTTGATGCTCACACTGCTGAAGTGAACTGCCTATCTTTCCATCGTTACAGTGAGTTCATTCTGGCCACAGGATCAGCCGACAAGACTGTTGCCTTGTGGGATCTGAGAAATCTGAAACTTAAGTTGCATTCCTTTGAATCACATAAGGATGAAATATTCCAGGTTCAGTGGTTGCCCCACAGTGAGACTATTTTGGCTTCCAGTGGTACTGATCGCAGACTGAATGTCTGGGAACTAAGTAAAATTGGAGAGGAACAATCCCCAGAAGATGCAGAATATGGGCCACCAGAATTGTTGTTTATTTGTGGTGGTCACACTGCCAAGATATCTGATTTCTCCTGGTATCCCAATGAACCTTGGGTGATTTGTTCTGTATCAGAAGACAATATCATGCAAGTGGGGCAAATGGCAGAGAACATTTATAATGATGAAGATCCTGAAGGAAGCGTGGATCCAGAAGGACAAGAGTCCTAG